Proteins from a single region of Urocitellus parryii isolate mUroPar1 chromosome 4, mUroPar1.hap1, whole genome shotgun sequence:
- the LOC113175765 gene encoding uncharacterized protein LOC113175765, whose product MSVDLSSDCGCPNCLEGTQSESDSNSSSKKRDNGSLYSKSRKQSMPSFNMQCSPTQCGSSGLESDNKKDSRFLPSEQENTEEFSKKKSLSMSPADISAKIGPLKELTIQELLREFGDSRKLESNSTSLGHFRDQVVMKFRRALYYSGIWVAQVRGHKYEKHFSANYFNRNPDSLHRLIPWLKRELTAVYGDYGYTVKNILASILHHLKKYDLDSESFIHLLEPYLQQHTHHFLHEFISFVQSPYNMETYDQRAIYHCPSISTENWVKKKPFSSAPIFPLTENRALMKSQPDTKQPKNTQNQLNEERAQSDLKQFPSGNSSLKSFKIPQVHHETANKIPAGTKDKPESGNHKGIISTNNMLLNWATPKERDPGIVTCQKKTQEKKTGIKLFPGYVQDPKSERTACTVSSPAISNQVQSWKYNLREGRVLSLGQQKIIHKKEVEKNKYSDSSPKIFQSLPRERSLMNGKPRKRDPSWSGISENNLSPKRDGRKPSSFRKKKVRCKKSSSFVEVGSHSSRRLERRSRSSTHRSKSWCVGHRKRSISRESSISLGGSHSSEPVTRNTCCESSKERNTQGSKSHYERISLTPVQYAKLSSTAGKRPNCPYKDEGASPTRSHYNCSTCLDTEKHRSPSKQEMKCKTTFPRDRRTKAVRHRKNKCPHRDKQIPEKVSDALGDLDDIKQVSCLSECAPACQRQIPKNQKSSLLKGLGSSSQE is encoded by the coding sequence ATGTCAGTAGATCTCTCATCTGACTGTGGCTGTCCTAACTGTTTGGAGGGTACTCAGAGTGAGTCTGATTCTAATTCCTCTTCCAAGAAGAGAGATAATGGCTCTTTATATTCAAAATCAAGGAAGCAATCCATGCCTTCTTTCAACATGCAATGCTCTCCCACTCAGTGTGGTTCATCTGGACTGGAGAGTGATAACAAAAAAGACTCAAGGTTTCTTCCCTCAGAGCAAGAAAACACTGAGGAGTTTTCTAAGAAAAAGTCTCTCAGTATGAGCCCTGCAGATATCAGCGCAAAAATTGGACCGCTGAAAGAGCTGACTATCCAAGAGTTACTGAGGGAGTTTGGGGATAGTAGGAAGTTGGAATCAAACTCCACCTCTCTGGGCCACTTTAGAGATCAGGTGGTTATGAAGTTCAGAAGAGCTCTGTATTATTCTGGAATCTGGGTGGCACAGGTCCGAGGTCACAAATATGAAAAGCACTTTTCAGCTAATTATTTCAATAGAAATCCTGATAGCCTCCATCGGCTGATTCCCTGGCTGAAACGGGAACTCACAGCTGTTTATGGAGATTATGGCTACACAGTGAAGAACATTCTAGCCTCCATCCTCCATCACTTGAAAAAATATGATTTGGACAGCGAGTCCTTCATTCATCTTCTGGAACCTTATCTCCAACAACATACCCACCACTTCCTGCATGAGTTTATCAGTTTTGTTCAGTCACCTTACAACATGGAGACCTATGACCAGCGAGCCATCTATCATTGTCCTTCCATATCGACAgaaaattgggtgaaaaagaAACCCTTTAGTTCAGCTCCTATTTTTCCCTTGACTGAGAATCGGGCTCTAATGAAATCTCAGCCTGATACAAAGCAACCTAAAAACACCCAGAATCAATTGAATGAGGAGAGAGCTCAGTCCGACTTGAAACAGTTTCCAAGTGGTAACTCTTccttgaaaagttttaaaattccacaaGTGCATCATGAAACAGCAAACAAAATCCCTGCTGGGACCAAAGACAAACCAGAGTCAGGCAATCACAAAGGCATAATTTCTACTAATAATATGCTCCTGAATTGGGCTACTCCCAAAGAAAGAGATCCAGGCATAGTGACTTGCCAAAAAAAGACTCAAGAGAAAAAGACAGGGATAAAATTATTTCCTGGTTATGTCCAGGATCCAAAGAGTGAAAGAACTGCATGTACCGTCAGTAGTCCAGCCATTTCTAATCAGGTGCAGTCATGGAAATACAACCTAAGAGAAGGAAGGGTTTTGAGCCTTGGCCAacagaaaataattcataaaaaggaagtagaaaaaaataaatactcagaTTCTTCACCAAAGATTTTTCAGAGTTTGCCCAGAGAAAGATCCTTGATGAATGGCAAACCCAGAAAGAGAGACCCCTCTTGGAGTGGCATCTCAGAAAATAACCTGTCTCCTAAAAGGGATGGTAGAAAGCCAAGttcattcagaaaaaagaaagtaaggtgCAAAAAATCCTCTTCTTTTGTAGAAGTTGGTTCACATTCCAGTAGAAGACTGGAAAGACGTTCAAGGTCCAGTACTCACAGATCCAAATCGTGGTGTGTTGGACATAGAAAGAGATCTATAAGCAGAGAATCAAGTATCTCTCTGGGAGGAAGTCACAGTAGTGAACCTGTCACCCGGAATACGTGCTGTGAatcctcaaaagaaagaaatacacaagGTAGCAAATCACACTATGAGAGAATATCTTTGACCCCAGTCCAATATGCAAAGCTTTCTTCAACTGCTGGGAAAAGACCCAATTGTCCTTATAAAGATGAAGGTGCTTCCCCAACTAGAAGTCACTATAACTGTTCCACATGCCTAGACACTGAGAAACATAGATCCCCAAGTAAACAGGAGATGAAGTGCAAAACAACTTTTCCAAGAGATAGAAGAACCAAAGCAGTTAGGCACAGAAAAAACAAGTGCCCGCATAGAGATAAACAGATCCCAGAGAAAGTCAGTGATGCACTGGGGGATCTGGATGACATAAAGCAAGTGAGCTGTCTCTCTGAATGTGCACCTGCCTGCCAGAGGCAAATCCCCAAAAACCAGAAGTCAAGTCTTCTGAAAGGTCTTGGATCGTCAAGCCAAGAATGA